In one window of Erythrolamprus reginae isolate rEryReg1 chromosome 1, rEryReg1.hap1, whole genome shotgun sequence DNA:
- the TAF1A gene encoding TATA box-binding protein-associated factor RNA polymerase I subunit A isoform X1 → MDSFVEELRPETRWLSTEETEDESATNPLVPGIYLPLLPKHFSNPTDMAVKSSEFLKVKEDCLCCIQDALLESQWQRAAELMISYLEMLETTSSHKRVMAQEEIWRIGSEILQQHPRSNIEEVNYFADRMKNLGVKRYLKISLEHAFHLLCSGFVDEAYQNLSLTESWRYGEETVAQEKELKLIQAYKGLIDYYMWLKKKTDLLELDEDSCMQTSLQQEMHRLYQQAKVSLREIIRIPGVWDPFVICYVDLLEHYEEFEEAREALSDYAYNSKFPSNPNAHVYYYQFLKRRGESRKTQISALQILHELVPSHELMLEFYNLLKKSKKRKKHKLQLKVIFAVLDFAAWKENVKAWSYLAKQIVEILQNFDKQFHWLKKEWDSRKDWWPTFHFSLYLAKSNWKENKKLTCEKVLIAGILLGKDCKYFKHVTKEGCKTQKKKFRQLKKFVKEHSWVCSRLADT, encoded by the exons ATGGATAGCTTTGTTGAAGAACTGAGACCAGAAACAAGATGGCTGTCCACAGAAGAAACAGAGGATGAGTCTGCAACCAACCCTCTGGTTCCAGGAATTTATTTGCCTTTATTGCCAAAACATTTCAGCAACCCAA CAGATATGGCTGTGAAATCTTCAGAATTTCTAAAGGTAAAAGAGGATTGTTTATGCTGTATCCAAGATGCTCTCTTAGAAAGTcagtggcagagggctgcagaatTAATGATAAGCTACTTGGAAATGCTGGAAACTACATCTTCACATAAAAGGGTGATGGCTCAAGAG GAGATCTGGAGAataggaagtgaaatcttgcagcAGCATCCACGGAGTAATATAGAAGAGGTCAACTATTTTGCAGATCGGATGAAAAATTTAGGAGTTAAGAGATATTTAAAG ATTTCTTTAGAGCATGCCTTCCACCTTTTGTGCAGTGGATTTGTGGATGAAGCCTATCAGAACTTGAGCTTGACTGAAAGTTGGCGATATGGAGAAGAAACTGTTGCTCAGGAAAAAGAGCTGAAGCTTATTCAAGCTTATAAGGGGCTGATAGACTACTATATGTGGTTAAAAAAGAAGACGGATCTTTTGGAGCTGG ATGAAGATAGCTGTATGCAAACTTCTCTTCAGCAGGAAATGCATCGCTTGTACCAGCAGGCTAAAGTCAGCCTCAGGGAAATAATCAGAATTCCTGGAGTTTGGGATCCTTTCGTGATTTGTTATGTGGAT TTGCTGGAACATTATGAGGAGTTTGAAGAAGCACGGGAAGCGTTAAGTGACTATGCGTATaattccaagttcccttccaaccctAATGCTCATGTCTACTACTACCAGTTCCTAAAGAGAAGGGGGGAATCAAGGAAAACACAGATCTCTGCACTTCAG ATCCTCCATGAGCTTGTTCCATCCCATGAACTAATGCTGGAATTTTACAACTTACTTAAAAAATCGA aaaaaagaaaaaaacataaattaCAGCTGAAAGTTATTTTTGCAGTTTTGGATTTTGCTGCCTGGAAGGAAAATGTAAAAGCTTGGAGTTATTTGGCAAAACAGATAGTAGAGATTCTGCAAAA CTTTGATAAGCAATTTCACTGGCTCAAAAAGGAGTGGGATAGTCGAAAGGACTGGTGGCCAACTTTTcatttcagtctttatttggccAAAAGTAActggaaggaaaacaaaaaactcACTTGTGAAAAAGTTCTGATAGCTGGCATATTGTTGGGAAAAG ACTGCAAGTACTTTAAACATGTCACCAAAGAAGGTTGTAAAACTCAGAAGAAAAAGTTTCGACAGTTGAAGAAATTTGTGAAAGAACACAGCTGGGTCTGTTCAAGATTGGCTGATACGTGA
- the TAF1A gene encoding TATA box-binding protein-associated factor RNA polymerase I subunit A isoform X2: MDSFVEELRPETRWLSTEETEDESATNPLVPGIYLPLLPKHFSNPNMAVKSSEFLKVKEDCLCCIQDALLESQWQRAAELMISYLEMLETTSSHKRVMAQEEIWRIGSEILQQHPRSNIEEVNYFADRMKNLGVKRYLKISLEHAFHLLCSGFVDEAYQNLSLTESWRYGEETVAQEKELKLIQAYKGLIDYYMWLKKKTDLLELDEDSCMQTSLQQEMHRLYQQAKVSLREIIRIPGVWDPFVICYVDLLEHYEEFEEAREALSDYAYNSKFPSNPNAHVYYYQFLKRRGESRKTQISALQILHELVPSHELMLEFYNLLKKSKKRKKHKLQLKVIFAVLDFAAWKENVKAWSYLAKQIVEILQNFDKQFHWLKKEWDSRKDWWPTFHFSLYLAKSNWKENKKLTCEKVLIAGILLGKDCKYFKHVTKEGCKTQKKKFRQLKKFVKEHSWVCSRLADT, translated from the exons ATGGATAGCTTTGTTGAAGAACTGAGACCAGAAACAAGATGGCTGTCCACAGAAGAAACAGAGGATGAGTCTGCAACCAACCCTCTGGTTCCAGGAATTTATTTGCCTTTATTGCCAAAACATTTCAGCAACCCAA ATATGGCTGTGAAATCTTCAGAATTTCTAAAGGTAAAAGAGGATTGTTTATGCTGTATCCAAGATGCTCTCTTAGAAAGTcagtggcagagggctgcagaatTAATGATAAGCTACTTGGAAATGCTGGAAACTACATCTTCACATAAAAGGGTGATGGCTCAAGAG GAGATCTGGAGAataggaagtgaaatcttgcagcAGCATCCACGGAGTAATATAGAAGAGGTCAACTATTTTGCAGATCGGATGAAAAATTTAGGAGTTAAGAGATATTTAAAG ATTTCTTTAGAGCATGCCTTCCACCTTTTGTGCAGTGGATTTGTGGATGAAGCCTATCAGAACTTGAGCTTGACTGAAAGTTGGCGATATGGAGAAGAAACTGTTGCTCAGGAAAAAGAGCTGAAGCTTATTCAAGCTTATAAGGGGCTGATAGACTACTATATGTGGTTAAAAAAGAAGACGGATCTTTTGGAGCTGG ATGAAGATAGCTGTATGCAAACTTCTCTTCAGCAGGAAATGCATCGCTTGTACCAGCAGGCTAAAGTCAGCCTCAGGGAAATAATCAGAATTCCTGGAGTTTGGGATCCTTTCGTGATTTGTTATGTGGAT TTGCTGGAACATTATGAGGAGTTTGAAGAAGCACGGGAAGCGTTAAGTGACTATGCGTATaattccaagttcccttccaaccctAATGCTCATGTCTACTACTACCAGTTCCTAAAGAGAAGGGGGGAATCAAGGAAAACACAGATCTCTGCACTTCAG ATCCTCCATGAGCTTGTTCCATCCCATGAACTAATGCTGGAATTTTACAACTTACTTAAAAAATCGA aaaaaagaaaaaaacataaattaCAGCTGAAAGTTATTTTTGCAGTTTTGGATTTTGCTGCCTGGAAGGAAAATGTAAAAGCTTGGAGTTATTTGGCAAAACAGATAGTAGAGATTCTGCAAAA CTTTGATAAGCAATTTCACTGGCTCAAAAAGGAGTGGGATAGTCGAAAGGACTGGTGGCCAACTTTTcatttcagtctttatttggccAAAAGTAActggaaggaaaacaaaaaactcACTTGTGAAAAAGTTCTGATAGCTGGCATATTGTTGGGAAAAG ACTGCAAGTACTTTAAACATGTCACCAAAGAAGGTTGTAAAACTCAGAAGAAAAAGTTTCGACAGTTGAAGAAATTTGTGAAAGAACACAGCTGGGTCTGTTCAAGATTGGCTGATACGTGA